The proteins below are encoded in one region of Megalops cyprinoides isolate fMegCyp1 chromosome 14, fMegCyp1.pri, whole genome shotgun sequence:
- the LOC118789344 gene encoding interleukin-10 receptor subunit beta-like produces MTHILRAIYFTQLCCHALGTLPAPVNVTIESLNFNHNLRWDPGPGTPEGTTYRVIYSPCMKNETEINVLDPSVDEVKQTLWNCTKHVEHMYTISVKAVNGGVESPWSNYTFTPFTDTFLGPPEVSVTGCGGCLNLTITLPRGNARRSIKRIFKVFNFRIFWKRAGNTKVWHTITSKSSYVLQHLPAGVEYCVRVLPQLNVNKHTLSSDWTCAFTIPEKKSRSETSALLILACLSAPLIMGGIVLMGLFYTGFLCKPKTHLPTVLTSLVGTHYLLADRNSPLLISVISEVGGRGRGKSERPQPVRDSSDEEEEEDEEEEEEGGNNGYDSHPAGLSRGTRSSSTSHDASDSTVSFSTASTVDSSGISNRMAPQEPPSLGDQVQGEREELGAQEQGGEGDLEHSEDVNLLSVILGTLHKDEDEEEGGAEDEGDVAESTGELQRKDGSDECLLLLSPGGGEGPLVGQSDSPGLGHTASPLLTHSDCRQTPSHYLQTRPGSAQMHTDSTLEEEDEEEEDQDYSGYMRR; encoded by the exons ATGACACACATTCTCAGAGCAATTTACTTCACGCAACTGTGTTGTCATG CTTTGGGAACTCTTCCTGCACCTGTCAATGTCACCATTGAGTCTCTGAACTTCAACCACAACCTGCGATGGGACCCAGGGCCAGGAACACCTGAGGGGACTACCTACAGGGTCATCTACAG cccTTGTATGAAGAATGAAACAGAGATAAACGTCCTAGACCCCTCAGTAGACGAAGTGAAACAGACACTTTGGAATTGTACCAAGCATGTCGAACACATGTACACTATCTCCGTGAAGGCTGTGAACGGTGGTGTGGAATCCCCCTGGAGCAACTACACCTTCACCCCCTTTACAGACA CTTTCCTGGGTCCCCCTGAAGTGTCTGTGACGGGTTGTGGAGGTTGCCTTAATCTCACCATCACACTTCCCAGAGGAAATGCAAGAAGGTCCATAAAGAGAATATTCAAGGTTTTCAACTTCCGCATTTTTTGGAAGAGAGCTGGAAATACAAAG GTCTGGCATACCATCACATCAAAAAGCAGTTACGTGCTGCAGCACCTTCCAGCGGGGGTGGAGTACTGTGTACGTGTGCTGCCCCAGCTGAATGTCAATAAGCACACGCTGTCCTCTGATTGGACCTGTGCTTTCACCATCCCCGAGAAGAAGAGCCGAAGTGAGACTTCAG CTCTTCTCATCCTTGCGTGTTTGTCAGCGCCTCTGATCATGGGAGGGATAGTTCTGATGGGCCTTTTCTACACTGGTTTCCTGTGTAAACCGAAGACCCATCTACCCACAGTCCTG ACATCCCTGGTGGGGACTCACTACTTGCTTGCGGACAGGAACAGCCCCCTCCTCATCTCTGTCATCTCAGAGGtagggggcagagggagaggcaaaAGCGAGAGACCACAGCCAGTGAGAGACAGTtcagatgaggaggaggaggaggatgaggaagaggaggaggaggggggaaataATGGCTATGACAGCCACCCGGCAGGACTCTCCAGAGGGACGAGATCCAGCAGCACGTCCCACGATGCATCGGACTCCACCGTGTCCTTCAGCACGGCTTCCACCGTGGACAGTTCTGGAATTTCGAACAGGATGGCACCTCAGGAGCCCCCCTCTCTGGGAGATCAGgttcagggagagagggaggagctcGGGGCtcaggagcagggaggggaaggagacCTGGAGCACTCTGAGGATGTCAACCTGCTGTCTGTGATTCTGGGAACACTGCAtaaggatgaggatgaggaagaggggggagcGGAAGATGAAGGGGACGTGGCGGAGAGCACAGGAGAGCTGCAGAGAAAGGACGGCTCCGATGAGTGCCTGCTGCTTCTGTCCCCTGGAGGCGGAGAGGGGCCTTTGGTGGGGCAGAGTGACAGCCCAGGGCTGGGCCATACAGCCAGCCCACTCCTTACACATtcagactgcagacagactcCCTCTCACTACTTACAAACACGCCCTGGCTCTGCCCAGATGCACACAGACTCCACACTtgaggaggaagacgaggaggaggaagatcaGGATTATTCAGGCTACATGAGACGCTAG
- the LOC118789463 gene encoding uncharacterized protein C21orf62 homolog has protein sequence MPKRRDPALLLPLLLWALSALLPSPSAWAGSLLGGGAPRNSTLLFDSAAHGSGLRNCSCASEIRDCDEALANLLCSCRTVPRSALTPAGLHTQGGLTVWVRDPWVLQELLNGSTVQDLRLSACGSGPMPPQPLALFGLRRLRVHTSAPGAPHPEQALNIPSGPERGRGRDGFGPFLTTETSVSSSSSPLLMSFLDVSLLNGLSSLKAYSISSPVAPTLSQHFPHLPLHHTPLGPQHSCLLTFIY, from the coding sequence ATGCCTAAGCGCAGGGACCCCgccctgctgctgcctctgctgctgtgggctctgAGTGCgcttctcccctccccctctgcctggGCTGGGTCTTTGCTAGGGGGCGGGGCCCCCCGGAACAGCACGCTGCTCTTCGACAGCGCGGCGCACGGGAGCGGCCTGCGCAACTGCAGCTGCGCCTCCGAGATCCGGGACTGCGACGAGGCGCTGGCCAACCTCCTGTGCAGCTGCCGGACCGTGCCGCGCTCGGCGCTGACCCCCGCCGGCCTGCACACGCAGGGAGGCCTGACGGTGTGGGTGCGGGACCCCTGGGTGCTGCAGGAGCTCCTGAACGGGAGCACGGTGCAGGACCTGCGCCTCTCCGCCTGCGGGTCCGGCCCCATGCCCCCCCAGCCGCTGGCGCTCTTCGGGCTGCGCAGGCTACGGGTACACACCTCCGCCCCCGGGGCCCCCCACCCCGAGCAGGCCCTGAACATCCCCTCGGGGCCGGAGAGAGGCAGGGGCAGGGACGGGTTTGGCCCCTTCCTCACAACGGAGACTTCCGTGTCCTCTtcgtcctctcctctcctcatgTCCTTCCTGGACGTGTCCCTGCTAAACGGCCTCTCCTCCCTGAAGGCTTACAGCATCAGCAGTCCCGTTGCCCCCACCCTCAGCCAGCACTTCCCCCACCTGCCCCTGCACCACACACCTCTGGGCCCCCAACACAGCTGCCTCCTCACCTTCATTTACtag